The Gammaproteobacteria bacterium sequence GGAGAACAATGAAAAAGATATTCATTTTGCTGGGTGCAAGCTTTTTTATGGCTACTGTGAATGCCGATGATGGACGGTACTGTAATGTTGATGTTAGCGCCTCTTTGCGAAGCGATAACGCGTTTGGTAACTGCCAGGCAGGTGATGTTATCCAAACTGGTTTAAACAAAATAACTACCGTCTGTGACTTCAGTAAGACTATATTTTTGGCTGATCAATCAAAGTTTGGAAGAGACCAGGCATTTTGTGTATATCGAGGCTCACCCAGGACAACCGTTAAATAAATAATATATGGAAACAGGGAGAGAAATGAGCGAAGCAGGGCTAGCAGCCTTCTTCTCGATCGCCCGAGAGATTGGACTGAGTACTGAGCAGCAAATTACCCTGCTCGGCTCCCCAGGCCGCACAACCTTCTTTGAATGGAAAAAGAAACTTCACGGTCAGCTTAGCCATGATGCGATGGATAGGCTGAGTTACATCATAGGGATATATAAAGCTGTACAGATGCTCTTTTCGGGTGCGAATGTGCAAGAATGGCTGACGAACGTTAATAACAACCCTATCTTCTGTGGTAAATCACCGTTGGAATACATGCTGAGTGGGCATTTAGTGGCCTTAGCTGATGTCCGGCGCTACCTTGATTCAATTGTTCAATAATTAATCAATTATTCCCATGGTGGGACAAAAGTCCACTGGTTATATACGTGGACCTAAAATCAAGCAGCCTGGTACCAGCCTGGATATTGCGCACAAAAATCAACCTCTATAAACCGAATCATCG is a genomic window containing:
- a CDS encoding antitoxin Xre-like helix-turn-helix domain-containing protein, whose amino-acid sequence is MSEAGLAAFFSIAREIGLSTEQQITLLGSPGRTTFFEWKKKLHGQLSHDAMDRLSYIIGIYKAVQMLFSGANVQEWLTNVNNNPIFCGKSPLEYMLSGHLVALADVRRYLDSIVQ